The window CAATCCGGCGGCCTTCCTTCCGATAACAGTGCTATCAATCGTTTGTGTGTTGTCAAGCGATGGCCATGGTGCGCCCTTGGCATGGAGACTAGCCAACCGTGCAAGCTTAGCAGGTGGCATGAAGGACGCGATGCTCCTTGGGTTGCGCAGCTTGAACGTGACCTACTGACAAAGGGAATTGGCAGGTCATGTTTGGCTGAGGATGACACCGCTTAAGGTCAGGGCGGCGGCAAGATACTGTGTTGGGGTGAGGGTTTCGCCAAGTACGAACTGCCCCATGAGGACGGCAAACACAGGGATGAGGTTGGTGAAGGCGGCAGCCCTGCTTGCTGGGATGCGGCTGACAGCCATGTTATAGAGGCTGTACCCGACAAGGGTGACAAAAACACCGAGGTAGATGATGGCTAAGGCCGGGGTCATCAGAGGGACATCCGGGCTAACGGTGGAAGGAAAGGCGATGGCCAGGGGCAGGAAGAAAGCGATGCCGATATAGGCTTGCATGGCGGTCAAAACGAGCGGGGGGTAGCGGAGACAGAGACGCTTGAAAAGGACCGTATATCCTGCCACCGAGGCCACTGCGAGGAACTCTAACAAGTTGCCAAAGGCTGGGGCCGGGGCCGATTCGGTAGCTGCTCCCGCAAGAGACAGCCAGATCGCTCCAGCGATGGCCAAGGCGAAGCCAAAGGCAGCTCGTGAGGTGATCT is drawn from Desulfovibrio aminophilus DSM 12254 and contains these coding sequences:
- a CDS encoding DMT family transporter; the protein is MTTELDICSLGRQGIKSNPSHGEMTLASNSWAALAKLVLAMLIWASSFVALKYALKGFHPMAVVFGRMVVAGLCFLPLLKGWRGNVRYLPGDWKWLFLMALLQPCICFVCETLALTYTSASQAGMIFSTQPLMVAGAAVLLLKEKITSRAAFGFALAIAGAIWLSLAGAATESAPAPAFGNLLEFLAVASVAGYTVLFKRLCLRYPPLVLTAMQAYIGIAFFLPLAIAFPSTVSPDVPLMTPALAIIYLGVFVTLVGYSLYNMAVSRIPASRAAAFTNLIPVFAVLMGQFVLGETLTPTQYLAAALTLSGVILSQT